The following are encoded together in the Salvia hispanica cultivar TCC Black 2014 chromosome 6, UniMelb_Shisp_WGS_1.0, whole genome shotgun sequence genome:
- the LOC125192690 gene encoding syntaxin-52-like, with product MKPVDAMSRASGLTNSEILHLQAQIIREQDEDLEKLAEVIGSTNRIAWAIKEEFRLLEGLDAGVNKYVEVPDPKLQRVQRRLEISNKRTMLLLLSLIGIIVLAAFIYILSRYL from the exons ATGAAGCCTGTGGATGCTATGAGCAGAGCAAGTGGCCTTACTAACTCTgaaattcttcatcttcaggCACAAATCATAAGAG AGCAAGATGAAGATCTTGAGAAACTGGCAGAGGTAATTGGAAGCACAAACCGTATTGCATGGGCCATCAAAGAAGAATTTCGTTTACTTGAAGGACTTGAC GCTGGTGTGAACAAATATGTGGAGGTTCCAGACCCCAAACTACAg CGAGTGCAGAGAAGGCTTGAAATCTCAAACAAACGCACAATGCTATTGCTTTTGTCATTAATTGGAATTATTGTGTTGGCTGCTTTCATTTATATACTCAGCAGgtatttgtaa